GGAAAGGGGGGCCGGATCCGTGGCCGTCTCGGCCCGTCCGATTTTCCCCAGGGTATGGAGGACTTCAGGAAAGCGCTGGATGATCTTGTCCGTCTGCTGGATCAATTCCCGGGCCTTTGTGATGGAAATCCCCGGGAGGGTCGTGGGCATGTAAAAGATGGTCCCTTCCATTAGAGGCGGCATGAATTCGCTTCCCAGCCGGCTCAAGGGGTAAACGGTTAAACAGAGGATCAGGAGGAACAGGAGTAACGTCATTTTGGGCCATTTCAGGACCCGCCGGATCACCGGTATATAGGTACGAACGAAAAACCGGCCGAGAGGGTTTTTGGCTTCGGGGATCATTTTTTGAGGCAGGAGGCAGAACACAAGGAAAACAGAGACTCCCAGGGCCGCTACAAGGCTCCAGTCGGGAAGATTCATTCCTCCCAGCCCGGCGATGACCACCAGGAGCGGAGGCCCCGCCGTCGCCAGAATCCAGGTTCCGAGGCGCCGGCGACGGCTTGTATGGGAAGAGAACACGTTGTCCATTACAAAAAAACTCATCAAGACCGGAATAAACGTAATCGCAAGGAGGGAAGAGGCCAGCAGGGCAAAAACCCAGGTGTAGGCGAGCGGTTTGAAGAGACGGCCAGACTGGGCCTGGAGTGCGAAGACCGGCAGAAAGGAGACCGTGATGATCAGCAGGCTGCTGAACAGTGCCGGTCCCACTTCTTTCGCGGCTTCCTGGATAACCTCGATATGGGGTTTTTGGCCCTGATTTCGTTCGAGATGTTTGTGGGCGTTTTCCACCATGACCACCGAAGCGTCCACCATCACGCCGATGGCGATGGCAATCCCGCCCAGGCTCATGATGTTGGCGTTGACCTTTATGGCATACATAATCAGAAGTGAGATCAGGATTCCTACCGGCAATGTGATGATGGCTACGAAAGCGGAACGGAAATGGATCAAGAAGACCATGCAGACCACTGCCACGATGATCATTTGGAGGGTCAGAGCCCCAGTCAAGGTATCAATGGATCGCTGGATGAGTGCCGATCGATCGTAGGCCCATTCAATCTCAACGCCTTCGGGCAGGGAGTTTTCGAGCTCCCGGAGCCTCTTTTTCACATTCCTTATGACTTCCATGGCATTTTCACCGAACCGCATGACGATAATGCCGCCGACGGTTTCCCCCTCCCCCTTCCATTCCAGAATGCCCCGGCGAAGCTCCGGCCCCAATTTTACATTAGCGACGTTTTTCAGCAGGATGGGGGTGCCGTAACGGTCCGTACCCAACGTAATGGACTCAAGATCTTCCTTCGACTGAATATAACCGAGCCCCCGGACCATGAATTCGGTTTCCGCCATCTCAATGAGCCTGCCGCCGACATCGTTGTTGGAGCGCTGAATGGCGTGCCGAAGGTTTTGAATGGACAGATCATAGGCCAGCAGCTTGTTGGGATCCACTTCCACCTGGTACTGCTTGACAAAACCGCCGACACTTGCCACCTCGGATATCCCCGGGACAGCGGCTAATTCGTAACGAAGGAACCAGTCCTGGATGCTTCGAAGCTGCTGGAGATCGTGTGTGCCCGTGGGATCCGTTAAAATATACTCGTACACCCACCCTACGCCCGTGGCGTCCGGGCCGAGAGTGGGAGTCACCCCTTTCGGCAGCCGGCCTGCCACGAAGTTCAGATACTCCAGAACGCGCGAACGGGCCCAATACATGTCGGTACCGTCTTCAAAGATAATGTAGACAAATGAAAATCCGAAAAAAGAGTATCCCCGGACCACCTGGGCGTAGGGCACCGCCAGCATGGCCGTGGTCAGGGGATAGGTCACCTGGTCTTCCACCACCTGGGGGGCTTGTCCCGAAAATTCGGTAAAGATAATCACCTGCACATCGGAGAGATCGGGGATCGCATCTATGGGAATATTCAACATGGCCAGTGTGCCGCCGACGGTTGCGAACAGCACAGCCAGCACGACCATAAAGCGGTTTCTGATTGAATATTCTATGATCTTTTCAATCATGGGCCTGTCAATGACCTGGATGGGGGGTCTCTTTGCCTTCTATTGGCGTCTTAGTTTCCCCCTCCATTGATTTTCCATTATTCATATCCGCGCGTTTGGGTTCCATCATCTGCTGCACCGCCTCTGTGAGGTCGGACTCCGAATCGATCAGGAACTGGCCCGAAGTGACAATCACCTCCCCCGGGGCAAGTCCGGATAAAACCTGAAACTCTGTGTTCATCTGAAGGCCCAGGGTCAGGTCCCGGGGTTCGAATTTGTTGTTTTCCCTTACCACAAAGGCGACGTTGCGTTCTCCGGAGCGGATGACCGCCTCCGAAGGAACCACAATCCCTTCTCCTTGATCGCTTTTTATGATGATGTCGCAGTACATGTCGGGTTTGAGTGTAAAATTCGGATTGTCGAATTCCAGCCGCACCACCACATCGCGTGTTTTCTGCTGAAGGTACGGGTAAACAAAAGAAACCTTGCCGGAATAGGTCCTTCCCGGAAAGTAGGGAAGGGTCATTTCCGCTTCCTGGCCCTGTGACACCCACGGCAGTTCGTATTCGTAGATGTGGGCTTCGACCCAGATCCGCGAGAGATCTGCGATCCGATAGACCGTGGTGCCGGTCCTTATATAAGTGCCCGCCTCAGCGTTTTTTTGGATCACCACGCCGTTGAACGGGGAGCGGAGAGTGAGGGTCTTTTTGAGCTTTCCGGATTTCTCCATGGCACGTATTGCGCTTTCCGGTATGTCGAAATACCGGAGCCTCTCGCGGGCGGATTCCAGCAGATCCAGGTTCTTCCTGCCGTGGCGGGTAAAATTTAGATAAGCGGCAAGATACTCCTGTTGGGCGGAGAAAAGCTCCGGCGAATACAGGTCAAAAAGCGGCTGGCTCTTTTCCACAAATTTTCCGGTAAAATCCACATGTATTTTCTCAATCCAGCCGCTGACCTTGGGACTGATCTCGGCGGTTCGCGTTTCATCGTAAGTGATATTCCCGTATGTCCGTATGGTTCGAACCAGCGGCGCCTTCTCCACCCGGGCAGTTCTAATGCCCATATTCTGCTGAACGACCGGGTCGATGCGCACATCAACACCATCCACCAGTTCGTCCTCGTAGACGGGCACCAGATCCATCCCCATGACACTTTTTCCGGGTTGGTCGTAGACCTCCGTGGGATTCATCGGAGAACGCCAGTAGGCCACCTTTCTTTCCTCTTTTTCTGGGATTGTCTTTTCCGCGGTTTCATGAGAAATCTCCAGATATCCCAACAGATAAGCGCCGCCGCCCCCGATCAGAAGGGTAAGCGCTGCGGTGATGAGTACCACCCAAAATGATGGGATGCCTTTTTTATCCGGTGTTTTTGTCGTCAAATTCAAACTCCCAGCAGCTTTCTCATGGTTCCTTCTATCGGAGGGTCGTTCCCACCACCTGCTCCAGATTTGCCCAGGCAATGCCGAAATCGCTACGCTTTCTCTCGAGGGTCAGGGTTGCCTTCAACCACGTGGTATAAGCATCGATCACATCGGCGAACGCAACGTTTCCGGCGACGTAACTGCGTGTGGAGACATCCAATGCCGATCTCGAGAGCTGTACCACGTCGTCGTAATAAAGCGCTCTTTCACGCCGTGCCAGGTCCAGTTGAAACCAGGCGTATCGGACCCTGGTACGGGTCGCCGCTTCGGTTTTCGCCAGATCTTCCCTAAGCGCGTGAAGTTGTTGCCGGGTTTCGCGAATATATGCATCTTCGATCCCGTACCAGGGCATCTTGGGAAGTCCCGCTCCCCTTGAGGCTTCTGTTTTGATCGGGAAGGTATTCTGTTGGGCAAAAGAGCCGACTTGGTTGACCGCCTCGTCCTCATAAAGAGAAGAGTTCAAGGTATAGGGTGGAAGGATCATGGTTTCGGCCATCTCAATCATCAACTCCATCTTGCTGATCCGGTCCCGCAGACGTCGAAGTTCCTGACGGTGCTGTTGAGCGATCCCATAGAGATCCTTGAGCATGGGGATCTCTGCGGAAGGTGTTCGAATTTCCGGGGTCCCGAGTTTGACGCCGGGAGGAAGGTTTAAGATTTCCCGGATCTTCGAATCAAAATTGTGTTGCTGCTCTCCGAGCGTGTTCAGATCCTCATGCAGGGTTTCCCGGTGGATGCGGACCTTGATCACGTCCTGGTAGCTGGTTTTTCCCGCTTCGTATCGACTCTGGACGACCGCATCCAATTGTTCGAGAAGCTCGAGCATCTCGGAGGTGATCCCCATGCCTTTAATGACATATATCAGGTTCCAGTATGCTTTCCGAATCGCCGTGACAGCATCCCTGCGAACCGCTTCCAGGCTCTCCCTTTCGGCTCTGATCTCCCGGTCCACGATTTCACCCTTTAACGCCATCACACCCGGAAAAGGGAATTTAAGTTTCATCGGCTCTTTTCCTCTCATGGGACCGACTCCCGGCATAAGATCTTCCGTAAACGCGGTATACTTGCGAAGGATTTCATCCAGGGCGCCTACCTGGGTAAACGCTTCAATTGCGCCTCGCAGCCGATCCTCTGCCGCTTTCACCCCGGGGTTTCGCAGCACTGTCAGTGTTTCAAGTTGTTTTAACGAATAGGTGCCCTTTATGGCAGCTGCCGCTGCATCTGTGTGGGTTTGAGCCGGTTTAAGAAATTCAACGAGTTTAGGGTCGGGAACCAGAAAACTGCCCTCATCGCTTCCGGTCTTCAGTGCCTTTTCCCATCCGGCTTTCATCTCCTCAAGCCGTTTTTGTTGGGCGTCAAATGCGCTGTCGGTGACCGGATGTTCCGGTTCAGGTCCAGATCCGAATTGATCCACGAAATAGGCAGGGGGCCGATACGATTCATATTCGTTTTTCAGCTCACGGTACCCGGCGCAGACCGGATTTGTCATCGAAAAGGCCAGGCAGAAAATGACAATGCTCTTTCTGTTCATTTCTCCTCCTTTTCCATATCCCGGCCGGGTGGATTTCCGGGCGCCGCAATGCTCTGACCGACGAGCGGTTCAAGCCGGGCAAGATATTTTCCGTAATCGGCCCGGGCCCTGGCCAATGCAAGGTTAAAGTTGTACCACACGGCCTGGGCCTCGATAAAATCCGAGAAGGTGGATTGTTTTTCCCGAAACCACGTTTCGGCGATTTCCATGGCCTTCGCCGCCTGCGGAAGCAGGTCGTTTTGATAGAGCGAAATCAGCCTTTTGGCATTTTCCAGACGGAAAAAGGTCGAGCGAATTCCCTCCCGGGCCCGGTTGACCATGACCTGCCTCTCCTCCCTGGCCATCCCCATTTCCGCAAAGGCGCGTTCCACGCGGCCTCTGTTTTTCCCTAACCAGAGGGGGATAGTCACCCCGAACTGGACACCGAGGGCGTCGCGTCCGGCATCGCTGGGCCGCTGGGGAATATTCGGGTTTCCGATTGACCCGTAAAAGACGCCGACATTGAAATCCGGTCGATTCTCCAGACGGGCCAGATCCACCTTCGCCTCGGCCTTCTCGATCCGGCTCTCGGCCACAAGGATGTCTTCCTGGTTTTTCTCTGCCATCTGGTACAACTGATCGAGATTATAGGGGAGGGGCTGGACAGGGATGGAGCGCAACGGGCCGATCCGGGCGCCTGGAGATCGATTCAGAAGGGAGTTGAGCCGGGTGATTTCAGTCTCCTCGAGATCGCTCAACAGCACCATGTCGTACCGGATCTGGCCCAACTGTGACTGGGCCTTGACCATATCCAGCAGTGCGGTCCGGTCGTTCGCATAGCCGGTTTCTCCTACTTTTCTCAGGTGCTGCAGCAGTCTGAGGTTTTCATCGGCGATCTTCTTAGCCTCGCGTATATACCTCAATTCATAGTAGGATTCCTTGACGGCCTTCACGACCTCCCGCACGGTTTTGTCGAGCTTAAGTTTGACGATATGTGCTTCTGATTCCACCACCTCTCCGGCCTTGGAAAGCTTACCCGGAAAGGGAATTCTTTGAGAAAGGCTAACATTCCAGTCCTGCGGGCCGAGGCGGGTTTCTATGGGGTCCGGGTAATAGGAAACGTTGAGCTGAGGATCGGGGTATCCGGTAACGACCCTGTAATCCTCGAGAGTGGCTCTCCATGTCTGACGCGCCGCCCGAATCGACGGATTGTCTTCGCAGGCATAATGGATGAGATCCTCAAGCTTGACCTTGTGTTCAGACAACTTGTCCGGCGACCCTGCACAAAGAGGGGTCGCTGTGCTGACTCCCCAAATAATTGAAATAGCCATTATTAGCCTCTTACGGCCTTTCATCTTACCTCCACTCAGCGGTGGCGTTTCTGCGGGTCGTCCTTCCGGAATTTGGAGTACTCGCAGATACGGGGCGAACAAGGTGGCTGAGATGCTTCTCGGCGGATAATGCCTTTTTGGAACGTGATGGAAATTCCACGGCTGTCTTTATTTTAAAAAATGATCTCAAGACCTACTCCCAAGACGTGGGCCGTATAGTCATCAGACCCGCCGTTGCTCTCTTCGTCATATTTATAAAAACCATACCCGAATCGTGCTCGAATCGTGTCATTCAATTTATGGGTGCAGGAGAGGGAGAGTCCGTGGCGGGTATTATCAAGACCCAAAGGAAGTCCTACTGCTGAGTTGTCTTGAAAGTTGTCCGACCAGCTTAAAAGGTATTGCAGCGTCAAATCGGTTTTTTTTCCGACGGCCCATCCCGCGGTTCCGATGAAGGTGTAGACATCACCGTCATAGCCGGTGACGGTAGGGCTCCCATTGGCAAAGCTTTCCGAATTCACATCCCTGTAAGAAAATTGACCGGTTAGGTACAGGCTGGCTATCGGGGTGGACGTTACATTGAGGCTGTATATGTCGGCGACGTAATCGCCCGATTCCACATTGCTTGGCGGTGTCGTCTGGGAAAGGGTATCTATCTCTGTTTTAACGCGTTGATACTGAAAGCTCGTTTTGAACGTTCCGGTCAGTCGGGCGGTCACCTTGGCCTGGATTTCCTCGGTATCCAGCTCCTGGCTGTTGATAAAGGCTGAATAGCCCGGATCGGTATCTATCTTGTGATCATAATCGTTGTCGTGACAGCGTCTCCGGTAACGGCCTGATAGGGTCAGCCGGCGAATGGGTGAACTGCTGAAGCCAAAAGTATATCTGCTCCGGTCGACATCGGTATCGGTCAGGCGCTCGAACACCGTGACGGCATCCTCCACCTCTTTTTCATACAGATCGATACCTTGCTGGGTCCATTTTCCCTCCGCGTATAAGGAGGTGTGGGGGATGCCTGAATAACGGACTCCTACGGTTTCCATAAACCCTTTCTTGTCTGTGCGGCTTTGGCTTCGGGCCTCAGGTGAGACAGGGCCTTGACCCGGAAGAGTCTCTGTGAGGATGGCATCGCTATCTCCTTCGGTGTTTGTAATCTCGGCCTGAATTCCGCCGTGAAAACTCAATTGGCGGTATGGACCGAATCGGGCATTCAAATTCAGCACATGGCTTTTCTGATCGAGTATAATTGAGTTTGTGCGCCAGTTCTTGTCAAAAGGGTCGGGACCAAAGGGTGTTGTAAGCATGTTGAACGAGGCATCGCCATCCACATCGTTCAAAAGATACCCAAAGGAAAAGTAGATGGTTTCGCTAATTTGACTGTCCAGGTGGAAGGTATTATAGAGGGCGTCATGATCGTATCTCTCGGAAACATTCACTGTTTCCGAAGTACCCGCATCAAGATTTCGATCCTGCTCGAATCGCGTCGTATCGGTCTTGTATTTTTCATATCGAAACCGGTCTTCCAGGTGCACTTTTCCGATATGGTGGGCCACATCCACCTTGAAAATATCCACTTGCTCGTCTATTTCTTGGAACGAAGGGAATATTTTCCTGGTTACCGCCCCCTCTGTTACACTTCCCCATTCAAGGAGGGATTTCTCCCCTTCCTTGAACTTCCGTTCATATCCTATCACAATTTTCGGCAGGTCCGGGATGGTGATCCCGGCTTCCAGGGAAAAGCTGCCGATATCAAGGTGCATATCTTTGTCCAAATGGAATACCGGGATGGCAAAAGGGCGAAAATAGCCCCCTGTATCGTCAAAATATTTACGATACTGGGTGAAATGCGCATGAAAAAAGCCAAGATCTTTTTTTCCGAGATCCAAAAGGAATCGATAGTCTTCCTCCGGAACGATGGCGCGGCCTTCCATGTGTAACATCCAACCGCCTCTGATCGATTTTTCCAGAAGGAAATTTTCCACGCCTTCCGCCCAACCCTCTTGAATCCACTGATCTTCACGAAACTTGTTTTCATCCCCATCAACACTCCTGTACTGTAAGGTGGGACTCAGTTCAAAAGTCAGGGGAACCGCTTCATCGTTTTCTTGAGGATGGGCGAGGCCGACCGGCAACAAAACCAGTCCGATCGGTACAAAAATGATGACGGTTCTTATCAGGGCCTTCATCTTAATACCTCAGATGCGGATTGATGTCGGAACCATGAACGGCGGTATGGCAGCCCGCGCTCCAGCATGTTCCCTGGGCAAGACGCGTGGTGTGGGAAACAGTGCCGATGGTGATCGAATTGCGCAACCCGATCTGAGCATGGCATTTCAGGCATAGGTTGTTATCATTTTCCACCAGCATTTTGTCGTTGATGGATCCATGAGCCCTATGGCAAATGGTGCAGCCCTCCCGAAGGGCCTCGTGCTCAAACACTCGGGGTCTGGATTTGTCGCGATGGCACTGCACGCAGACGTCATTCTCCCTGCCTGCCCTCATCCCTTTCGCTTTATAGATATCTTCTCCGTGAGGGTCATGGCAGTTTATACAATTCATCCGGCGCTCTCTTACCGGATGGTGATACTGGAGATTAAAGGCCATTTTGACCCCCAGATGACATGGGTAGCAGGCATCCGGATTCCTTCCCGGGTTGATGATATATTGTCCTTTGCCTCCGCCCCCTTCCATATGGAGGCTGCCTTGCCCGTGGCAGGCCTCGCAGCCCAATACTTCCCTGTTATCTGTCGAGATATGGAGGCGCGCATGCGCCGTATATTTGAAACGCTTCACGATATCTTCGTGACATAAAGCGCAGGTTTCAGTACCCACCGGCTCAGCTCCCTTTATGGCAACGGGCCGTTCCAGAAAACGGTTTGAAGGGGTGGCGCAGGAGAAAATGCAGATCACAAATACGTATGCTGACAGAATCACTGAAAATAATGTCCTTTTCATAAGGCACCTTTACCTGCTTGATGATTGCCGTCCACACACAATTCCATATGGGAATGATTTCCCTTTACTCTTCAGCCAGGTAAACAGGTCCGCAGATGTTGCCCCGGGCATGTGTTCGCGTATGGATATTGACATAGACGTTCCCTGCACGTATCTCTGCAATGAGCGCCGGCAGGCGTTTTCCGCGCATGGGTCCAATCAAATTCTTCTGGGTAATGGTTCCCTCGGCCAGGACTCCTTTAAACAGACCGGGGATAAGTTTAGGAGGAGGTGCGTCCGGATAAAGCCACACTACGGGCGTGCCGATTTTCCCGGCCTTTCCAAGGTGTAAATGCGCCATGGTGATATCTTCAACATTATGAACCTCAAGCTTATATTGAAGGGCTGAACCGTCTTCAGAAAGAACCAACTCTCCCCTAGCCATGGCTCGGCCGTCAAGACCCAGAGAACAATGAAAGGCGGTCCGATCTCCCGCCAAGCCTCCCGGTATGAGACCGAAAATTGAGAAGATCCCAGCGACCAGTACGAAAATCGATTTTTTATTCTTGAACATATCCTTTTCCTCTCCTTTCAAAACCGCTCCGAAAATCCACAGGCCGATATACGTCGGCACCTCGTGCTCAAACTGTTGCCATGCCTTTAGATTTTGAGTGCTCCAACTCCTGGATATGTTTTTCGAAAATTCGACCCGCATCACTCCACAACATCGAGTCCTTGGATATCTTCAATGGAATGCGGCATGATGAGGTGTTGCCAATTTCGGGTCGTGTGACAGCGCCAACAGTCTTCTCGGGAGATGTCTTCCAATGTTTCGCCGTGAGTCATTTCGATTTTCTGCCAGAATGCGTTATCCTGGTGGGAATAGGGAGCCTTGTGACAAAGATCGCAGTTCAGCCTATCTTCCGGCGGATGCCGGAAACCCGGCACATCCCAGGTCTTTATCCCATGACATTCCCTGCACTTGCTGCCAAAGAGACCTCCGTGTATGTCCGTATGACATCGGGTGCATTGGAATTCACCGTTGAAAAGCGTGTGATCGACCCTGGATATGTTCCCGCTCGACCCCTGATGTTCCACATGGCACTTCAGGCAATGTTTTTCAGCCTCATGGAAGCGAATCTCCGGGCTCAACAGGGAAACGTCATTGAAGTCATGGCATTCCAGACACACCCGATCCGACACACCCCGCCATGGCAGGTGGCAGAAGTCGCATCGGTCATTCTCTTGGTGGAATATACTCAGGGACCCGGGTTCTGCGGCTCTTTCATTCAGAAAGAGCCATACGCACAGAGTCACAGACACGAGAATTGCTGCGCCGTAAACAATCTTCATGATGGGATCCACCTCAGGCCATAGTAAAGGACTGTGAGGATGTGTAAAAAAACAAATGAAAAAAGAAACAACGTAAGCACATGATGCACAATCATCCACTTGGAAAACAGGGATTTTGTAGAATCGAAGATGGTTGTGGTGTACTCCAGCTCGCTCATGGACTGTGCAATATCCAAAAGCTCTTCGCATTGATCCCTCTGCGCTCCCTCGTATCGTCCGTTTTCCGTCTCAGCCCTATTTTCATTTTCTTCAGCATGATCCAGACCAAAATATGCTTCACATGCAGCAACCATTTTTCTCCGTTTTCGGAACTCCTCTTTAAGCACGGCAAGTTGGCGTTGCTGATCCTTTAATGTTCGGCTGATCCTTCTGAAAAAAAACCTCCCTGTGATGCCGCTCAATACCACGATCAACATGGACAAAAAGACCAGCAAACCGATCAGGCTGTCCAACTTATGAGCGGAGTGGATGACCACCAACGAAGGCCCCATAAGACCATAGAAGATATGCTTACTGAGAGGATTTTGTCTGCCGCGTTGATGGCGTACCCGTTTTCTGTACGGATAGATGAGGGTCAGGAAAATCATCGTCGTGCCCACGATCCCGATGGAATGACCCAACAGGCTTCCGGCAAATGTCTCGCTCTCATGAAACAGTAACCCCGCCACCAGGACAATGAAAAATATGGCGAGGAGCGCGTTAATATTTTTTTCTGTCATGGTCTGTCAGACGTTAATCACAATGTCTGTGGTGGGTCTGGCCACGCACGGGAGGATCATATTTTGTTTCATATCTTCGGCCTCCAGGCCGTCGGTTACTTCCATGTGAACGTCTCCAGAGAGAAGTTCTATCTTGCAAGTGCCGCAGAATCCCTGCTGGCAATCGCTGTCGATTTCTATGCCATGATGTTCGGCAAGCTCCAGGATATTTTCGAACCGATCTTGCCATTCTGCTGTTTTTTGGGATCTTTTGAATTCAACTGTCAGTGCCATGTTCCTTCTCCTGTAATAATTGATTCAAGAGTTGTTTGGTCCGTCTGTGCCGTATGACAAGCGCCGTCACAGCGGCAACAGAGAAAAATACAAGGAACAGCATGGTAAAAAAATGGGTCCATGACATCCCTAAAATCCCTTCGGCTTTGTCCAGGTATTTGGGGCTGATTTTCATTTCGTCGCGAAACCACCGGATGTCCCTTTCCTGGTGATTTTCCGGAGTTTCAGGTTTGTCTTGCCCGAAGCAAATACTGGTGAGACCCTGCTTTTGCGTCTCAGTGCCTCTCGAAGACGTGTACCCCCATACAAGGAAGATCAGCAATATGAAGAATCCCAACTTTGTCCAGAATTTAATCATCCGCGTTCTCCCATTTGCGCTTTAATGCCGGCAATGAACTACCCCGCCGCAAGAAGCGGGGTATCAAAAGCATAAATTCTCTTGAAACGCCCCAAAGGGCGGGGAATTCAACCCCAAGGGATTAAAATGATGGTGAAAATTGAAGCCTGTTTTCCGATATCGAGTTTAGACAGTCGTGCTTCAGTTCCTGAGGATCAGCAGGCGATTGAATAATCTATGTGGATTCAAGTTGGATTCAGAGCATACAAGCTGTATTTGAAAAGAGTTGATGCCCGGCTATGGGATCAATCTGGTATTCCTGATTAACTATGAACAAATCTCAGGGGATGTGAATGGGGTTCATCCTGTATTCCTCTTTGATACTCACAGTACATAATCATAAAACTCTTTGGAGTGTCTTTCCTGTGTAACGAAACATTTCAGGGACATATTGATCTAAGATGAACCTGGGAGACCGTCTGCCAGACCGGTCCACCAGGATTCGGTGAGAAGAAATCCCATTTGAAGGACGTGTCTCTTAAATGCTGGACGGGGTAGCTGGTGCTCTCATGTGTCTTGTGGTTGAGAATGGGGCGAAAGGAGTGGTCGGCGGCGATTTTTCTTTTCTGCCGGATGCAGAGGGTTTGCCCATCAAGGGCGGAGTCATTGGAGGCCGGAATACCTGAAATGACATTCGATACACTGCCGGATCAGAAGTTCATCATTGATGAAATCGCAAGAGTGGCAAACCAGGGGGATTAATTTTTGTATTAGAGCACATGAACCGATATTATTGCGAAGCCATCGGCCGGTTCCGCACTTCCG
This is a stretch of genomic DNA from Deltaproteobacteria bacterium. It encodes these proteins:
- a CDS encoding efflux RND transporter permease subunit yields the protein MIEKIIEYSIRNRFMVVLAVLFATVGGTLAMLNIPIDAIPDLSDVQVIIFTEFSGQAPQVVEDQVTYPLTTAMLAVPYAQVVRGYSFFGFSFVYIIFEDGTDMYWARSRVLEYLNFVAGRLPKGVTPTLGPDATGVGWVYEYILTDPTGTHDLQQLRSIQDWFLRYELAAVPGISEVASVGGFVKQYQVEVDPNKLLAYDLSIQNLRHAIQRSNNDVGGRLIEMAETEFMVRGLGYIQSKEDLESITLGTDRYGTPILLKNVANVKLGPELRRGILEWKGEGETVGGIIVMRFGENAMEVIRNVKKRLRELENSLPEGVEIEWAYDRSALIQRSIDTLTGALTLQMIIVAVVCMVFLIHFRSAFVAIITLPVGILISLLIMYAIKVNANIMSLGGIAIAIGVMVDASVVMVENAHKHLERNQGQKPHIEVIQEAAKEVGPALFSSLLIITVSFLPVFALQAQSGRLFKPLAYTWVFALLASSLLAITFIPVLMSFFVMDNVFSSHTSRRRRLGTWILATAGPPLLVVIAGLGGMNLPDWSLVAALGVSVFLVFCLLPQKMIPEAKNPLGRFFVRTYIPVIRRVLKWPKMTLLLFLLILCLTVYPLSRLGSEFMPPLMEGTIFYMPTTLPGISITKARELIQQTDKIIQRFPEVLHTLGKIGRAETATDPAPLSMIETLVELRPQVHYEKIAVKRYFSSWRGWLKKPLTWIWPEEKKGRILQEWRKKDVDRFFSGWPEYLKKPLAWIWPEKRYVTMEELVEDLDAAVKFPGVTNAWTMPIKARIDMLSTGIKTPVGIKVIGPELETLSDIGARIESVIRGIPGTLSVYSERVAGGNYFDFDINRYEIARYGLTVGDVQDVIMSAIGGMNVTTTVEGLERYPVNVRYSRELRDNIERLNRVLVAAPTGAHVPLAQLADISIHKGPPGIKTENARMNAWIYVDLKGVDVGSYVNRAKSVLSQEIQLPPGYSIIWSGQYEYMEKARQRLKIILPLTLIIVFVLLYLHFNSVSESCIVMLGLPFSLVGGIWLLYLLGYNISVAVMVGFIALAGLAAETGVVMMTYLDEAFSRRSAEEGMHTPDDLHAAIVEGAAERVRPVLMTVSTTIMGLMPVMLGTATGSQVMKRIAAPMVGGLFSALLLTLVILPVIYDIWKRPRLKKDEQGL
- a CDS encoding efflux RND transporter periplasmic adaptor subunit, giving the protein MNPTEVYDQPGKSVMGMDLVPVYEDELVDGVDVRIDPVVQQNMGIRTARVEKAPLVRTIRTYGNITYDETRTAEISPKVSGWIEKIHVDFTGKFVEKSQPLFDLYSPELFSAQQEYLAAYLNFTRHGRKNLDLLESARERLRYFDIPESAIRAMEKSGKLKKTLTLRSPFNGVVIQKNAEAGTYIRTGTTVYRIADLSRIWVEAHIYEYELPWVSQGQEAEMTLPYFPGRTYSGKVSFVYPYLQQKTRDVVVRLEFDNPNFTLKPDMYCDIIIKSDQGEGIVVPSEAVIRSGERNVAFVVRENNKFEPRDLTLGLQMNTEFQVLSGLAPGEVIVTSGQFLIDSESDLTEAVQQMMEPKRADMNNGKSMEGETKTPIEGKETPHPGH
- a CDS encoding TolC family protein gives rise to the protein MNRKSIVIFCLAFSMTNPVCAGYRELKNEYESYRPPAYFVDQFGSGPEPEHPVTDSAFDAQQKRLEEMKAGWEKALKTGSDEGSFLVPDPKLVEFLKPAQTHTDAAAAAIKGTYSLKQLETLTVLRNPGVKAAEDRLRGAIEAFTQVGALDEILRKYTAFTEDLMPGVGPMRGKEPMKLKFPFPGVMALKGEIVDREIRAERESLEAVRRDAVTAIRKAYWNLIYVIKGMGITSEMLELLEQLDAVVQSRYEAGKTSYQDVIKVRIHRETLHEDLNTLGEQQHNFDSKIREILNLPPGVKLGTPEIRTPSAEIPMLKDLYGIAQQHRQELRRLRDRISKMELMIEMAETMILPPYTLNSSLYEDEAVNQVGSFAQQNTFPIKTEASRGAGLPKMPWYGIEDAYIRETRQQLHALREDLAKTEAATRTRVRYAWFQLDLARRERALYYDDVVQLSRSALDVSTRSYVAGNVAFADVIDAYTTWLKATLTLERKRSDFGIAWANLEQVVGTTLR
- a CDS encoding TolC family protein, which codes for MAISIIWGVSTATPLCAGSPDKLSEHKVKLEDLIHYACEDNPSIRAARQTWRATLEDYRVVTGYPDPQLNVSYYPDPIETRLGPQDWNVSLSQRIPFPGKLSKAGEVVESEAHIVKLKLDKTVREVVKAVKESYYELRYIREAKKIADENLRLLQHLRKVGETGYANDRTALLDMVKAQSQLGQIRYDMVLLSDLEETEITRLNSLLNRSPGARIGPLRSIPVQPLPYNLDQLYQMAEKNQEDILVAESRIEKAEAKVDLARLENRPDFNVGVFYGSIGNPNIPQRPSDAGRDALGVQFGVTIPLWLGKNRGRVERAFAEMGMAREERQVMVNRAREGIRSTFFRLENAKRLISLYQNDLLPQAAKAMEIAETWFREKQSTFSDFIEAQAVWYNFNLALARARADYGKYLARLEPLVGQSIAAPGNPPGRDMEKEEK
- a CDS encoding cytochrome c3 family protein, whose product is MEGGGGKGQYIINPGRNPDACYPCHLGVKMAFNLQYHHPVRERRMNCINCHDPHGEDIYKAKGMRAGRENDVCVQCHRDKSRPRVFEHEALREGCTICHRAHGSINDKMLVENDNNLCLKCHAQIGLRNSITIGTVSHTTRLAQGTCWSAGCHTAVHGSDINPHLRY
- a CDS encoding CHRD domain-containing protein translates to MFKNKKSIFVLVAGIFSIFGLIPGGLAGDRTAFHCSLGLDGRAMARGELVLSEDGSALQYKLEVHNVEDITMAHLHLGKAGKIGTPVVWLYPDAPPPKLIPGLFKGVLAEGTITQKNLIGPMRGKRLPALIAEIRAGNVYVNIHTRTHARGNICGPVYLAEE
- a CDS encoding 2Fe-2S iron-sulfur cluster binding domain-containing protein: MALTVEFKRSQKTAEWQDRFENILELAEHHGIEIDSDCQQGFCGTCKIELLSGDVHMEVTDGLEAEDMKQNMILPCVARPTTDIVINV